Proteins encoded within one genomic window of Candidatus Fusobacterium pullicola:
- the rplX gene encoding 50S ribosomal protein L24, which translates to MAKPKIKFIPETLHVKTGDMVYVISGKDKGKTGKVVKVFPKKGKVVVEGINIVTKHMKPTPINPQGGVVSKPAAIFSSKVMLFDEKAGKPTRVGYKMVDGKKVRYSKVSGEVL; encoded by the coding sequence GTGGCTAAACCTAAAATTAAATTTATACCAGAAACTTTACATGTAAAAACTGGAGATATGGTTTATGTAATATCTGGTAAAGATAAAGGTAAAACAGGTAAAGTTGTAAAAGTTTTCCCTAAAAAAGGAAAAGTTGTAGTTGAAGGAATAAACATAGTAACTAAACATATGAAGCCAACTCCAATAAACCCACAAGGTGGAGTTGTTAGCAAGCCAGCTGCTATATTCTCATCTAAAGTAATGTTATTCGATGAGAAAGCTGGAAAACCAACAAGAGTTGGATACAAAATGGTAGATGGTAAGAAAGTAAGATACTCAAAAGTATCAGGAGAAGTTCTATAA